Proteins found in one Mangifera indica cultivar Alphonso chromosome 15, CATAS_Mindica_2.1, whole genome shotgun sequence genomic segment:
- the LOC123198052 gene encoding uncharacterized protein LOC123198052: MENFMQSKEYWSITEDGILVAVEGVQLSEAQKKALDDARLKDMKALQKEFEMLNMKEGESVNQYFTRTPTIVNQLRITKAKMDDVAVIEKILRSMTSKFAYVVCSIEESNDLDVLTIDELQSSLLVHEQHMKSHVVEEQAWKVTFGESSGERGR, encoded by the exons ATGGAGAATTTCATGCAATCAAAAGAATATTGGAGTATAACAGAAGATGGGATTCTTGTAGCAGTAGAAGGAGTTCAACTTAGTGAAGCACAAAAGAAGGCACTTGATGATGCAAGATTGAAAGATATGAAG GCTCTTCAAAAGGAGTTTGAGATGCTAAACATGAAGGAGGGAGAATCTGTAAATCAGTACTTTACTCGCACTCCTACTATAGTCAACCAGCTGAGAATCACTAAGGCAAAGATGGATGATGTAGCAGTCATCGAGAAGATACTGAGATCCATGACATCCAAATTTGCTTACGTGGTGTGTTCTATTGAAGAGTCAAATGATTTGGATGTTCTTACTATTGATGAATTACAAAGTAGCCTTCTAGTACATGAGCAACATATGAAATCTCATGTTGTGGAAGAGCAAGCATGGAAGGTTACTTTTGGAGAGTCTTCAGGAGAAAGAGGACGATAG
- the LOC123198053 gene encoding putative two-component response regulator ARR13 has protein sequence MHPSFKPKTSSDKFNILVVDDDPTALSIVSALLKSWNYEVRSFSSIHERYIKASLLTLSFHFQINFHVGLLYFTLLISAITVKSPVDALATVRTQHERIDLVLSDLHMPIMNGIELQKQIEEEFPEMPVIIMSSDDRESVILESLASGAVFYIVKPINPDDLKNVWQYAITSKKGKARYLEEMISIHFGGSLSRETVSSASSVNDGRHGKTKDNKRKASKKGKEYMEGENSVAPKKAKVVWTNSLHNRFLEAIRHIGLEKAVPKKILEGMNVPGLTRENVASHLQKYRLFLKRVAEKGITITTKNFSSRNVMSNSFAPLGQSSMFLNLAQQDSQKLQGMQPTRTSFQPASYGGTTSAFNGGNIGSRQGPSSSSVSQLGLQMENQANIYQPNFGTTNPLNQPNRPTFGLGSNDFGNRSFALGGTPGGLMNSANPMQMYPPQGIFNNLPPNYAGMPSQISQTTLNDNFLNGGCDLINPSHNENVNFGQTGSASFGYFPPGESSSAMFDRPYNSFRPAFASFNQQESTQVLPPYGIDNGGQNNFTFDLMNNASACGNPQQTREGDISGILFGTTDNPFKFQQQVGEGSLNPTSGGSSNFVQPNPPGNPSLNLDFSGPFCVEHYDPWLNDQPTLDQLEEIVEDINLNSENGNSTIDDYFLNFQQNEEKITSQLHDLLLDNNLPENQEWDEEFLNSLFDDHPAF, from the exons ATGCATCCATCTTTCAAACCTAAAACCTCTTCTGATAAGTTCAATATCTTAGTTGTGGATGATGATCCCACAGCTCTTTCTATTGTTTCAGCCTTGCTGAAATCATGGAACTATGAAG TTCGTTCCTTTTCTTCAATTCATGAACGTTACATCAAGGCTTCTTTATTGactctttcatttcattttcaa ATTAATTTTCACGTTGGTTTACTctattttactcttttaattTCAGCTATTACTGTGAAATCCCCAGTCGATGCTCTAGCAACAGTGAGAACTCAGCATGAACGCATCGACCTTGTCCTTTCCGATCTCCATATGCCAATTATGAACGGGATAGAACTGCAAAAACAAATCGAGGAAGAATTTCCTGAGATGCCTGTCATTA TAATGTCCTCAGATGACAGAGAGAGTGTCATCCTGGAGAGTTTAGCCAGTGGGGCTGTGTTTTACATAGTAAAACCAATCAACCCAGATGACCTGAAAAATGTTTGGCAATATGCGATTACATCGAAGAAAGGTAAAGCTAGGTACCTGGAGGAAATGATCAGCATCCATTTCGGCGGATCCTTATCTCGTGAGACTGTTAGTTCAGCTTCATCTGTAAACGATGGAAGGCATGGAAAAACGAAAGACAACAAGAGAAAGGCCAGCAAAAAGGGCAAAGAATATATGGAAGGAGAAAACTCCGTTGCTCCCAAGAAGGCCAAGGTGGTTTGGACAAATTCTCTTCACAATCGCTTTTTGGAAGCCATAAGGCATATAGGCCTAGAAA AGGCTGTCCCCAAGAAAATTCTTGAGGGCATGAATGTGCCAGGCTTAACTAGAGAAAATGTCGCTAGCCATTTGCAG AAATACCGGCTCTTCCTAAAACGAGTTGCAGAGAAAGGCATTACTATAACAACTAAGAACTTCTCTAGTAGGAACGTTATGTCCAATAGTTTTGCACCATTGGGGCAATCCTCAATGTTTCTTAACCTTGCTCAACAAGACAGTCAAAAATTACAGGGAATGCAGCCAACCAGAACTTCATTTCAACCTGCAAGTTATGGAGGCACCACCTCGGCTTTTAATGGTGGCAACATTGGTTCAAGGCAAGGACCTTCAAGCAGTTCTGTGTCTCAACTGGGTTTGCAGATGGAAAATCAAGCTAATATTTATCAACCAAACTTTGGAACCACAAATCCTCTCAATCAGCCAAATCGACCCACTTTTGGATTGGGATCAAATGACTTTGGAAACCGTTCGTTTGCCCTTGGAGGCACGCCCGGTGGTCTTATGAATAGCGCCAATCCGATGCAAATGTATCCTCCACAAGGAATTTTCAACAACCTTCCTCCAAATTATGCTGGGATGCCCTCTCAAATTAGCCAAACGACACtcaatgataattttttaaacggGGGCTGTGACTTGATCAATCCTTCTCACAATGAAAATGTCAATTTTGGCCAAACGGGAAGTGCTTCATTTGGTTATTTCCCTCCTGGAGAGTCATCTTCTGCTATGTTTGATCGCCCATATAACTCATTCCGGCCAGCATTTGCCAGTTTTAATCAACAAGAAAGCACTCAAGTCTTGCCACCCTATGGCATCGACAACGGTGggcaaaataattttacttttgatttgATGAACAATGCGTCTGCCTGTGGTAATCCACAGCAAACGAGGGAAGGTGACATTTCTGGCATTCTGTTTGGGACGACTGACAATCCATTTAAGTTTCAG CAACAAGTTGGTGAAGGTTCCTTGAACCCTACCTCTGGTGGCAGCTCAAATTTTGTTCAACCGAATCCTCCAGGCAATCCATCCTTGAACCTGGACTTTTCTGGCCCGTTTTGTGTCGAACATTATGATCCTTGGCTTAATGATCAGCCAACTCTTGATCAG CTTGAGGAGATTGTTGAAGACATCAACCTTAACTCGGAGAATGGTAACAGCACCATTGATGACTACTTCCTAAACTTCCAGCAAAACGAAGAGAAGATAACCTCTCAGCTGCATGACCTACTGCTAGACAATAACCTCCCAGAAAATCAA GAATGGGACGAGGAGTTCCTGAACTCGTTGTTCGATGACCACCCAGCTTTCTGA
- the LOC123197351 gene encoding ethylene-responsive transcription factor ERF027-like: protein MADSDPPNPTIQVPQFDSSSSSSSALHPDQNLSSSSTTSRSPRPVLSPGGSSGQPKGRHPIYRGIRSRSGKWVSEIREPRKSTRIWLGTYATPEMAATAYDVAALALKGPNTPLNFPNMILSYPIPASSSASDIRAAASQAAAAKQEKPDTESTPDLGPTESTICMAQGEFVDEEELLNMPNLLVDMAEGMLVSPPRINPPSSDDSPDRSKSHGNSKVS, encoded by the exons ATGGCTGATTCTGATCCACCAAACCCAACTATACAAGTCCCACAATTTgactcttcatcatcatcatcatcagcaCTTCACCCAGATCAgaatctctcttcttcttcaacaaccaGTCGATCTCCTAGACCCGTTTTGTCGCCAGGTGGGTCATCGGGGCAACCCAAAGGAAGGCATCCTATTTATCGTGGGATTCGAAGCCGGAGTGGGAAATGGGTATCTGAAATACGTGAGCCACGTAAGTCTACGCGTATTTGGCTTGGTACGTATGCTACTCCTGAAATGGCGGCCACTGCATATGACGTGGCGGCTCTTGCTTTGAAAGGGCCCAATACGCCGTTAAACTTTCCCAATATGATTCTCTCATATCCAATACCGGCTTCTAGTTCTGCTAGTGATATTCGAGCGGCTGCCAGTCAAGCTGCCGCCGCAAAACAAGAGAAGCCAGATACCGAGTCAACTCCGGATCTAGGTCCTACAGAGAGTACAATTTGCATGGCTCAAGGTGAATTTGTTGACGAAGAAGAGCTGCTAAATATGCCTAATTTGCTTGTGGACATGGCAGAAGGAATGCTTGTCAGTCCACCCAGGATAAACCCACCGTCTTCTGACGATTCTCCGG ACAGGAGCAAAAGTCATGGAAATTCGAAAGTATCCTAA